The Deltaproteobacteria bacterium region CCCCCCTTCCCGCCGACCCGTCCCGCCCGCTACCGCTCCACCAGGACGTGCTCCTTGGAAAACCAGGTGCTGGACCGCGACAGGTCGACGAACTTGTACTCGTCCGCAAGAAGCATATCGAACCCCTCCGCCCCCTCGCACTCGGGATTCCGCATGACGTCGGCGAGGTGCAGACGGTCGAACCAGACCTCCGTCAGTCCGTCGTACGGCGCCAGGGTGCCCCGGCGGGTCCTCAGGGCGTCGTTCATCGGATCGTCGAAAGAGTGGCTCTGGATGTAGCGGAGGAACCCCATGGCCGCGCCGTAGCGACGCGTGATCGCTCCGTGGCGCGACTGCCACCATTCGTGGCACTTGTCCCGTCCGAGGGCCGGGAGGGCGTGGAGGACGTATATCAGCTTGACGACGGGACTCCCGCTCCGGGCGAGGATTCCGTCCTCCGGCATGGGGTTGATCTGCGGAACTTCCCTGGCGAGGAAGATGGACGATCCGGAATGATCGACGAACTTCCGCTCGCATTCCACCAATTCATCGATGGCCGCCACGCCCGCGGGAGAGGCCAGGGCGGAGGCCATCCGATCCCGGGTCCCCCACCAGCAGGCGGCGGTTCCGTCGAAAGGCTCGTGCATCTCCGGCCTCGCGACGCGGAGCGCCTCCCCTACGGGATCGTCGAGGAACGTGTACGACTGGACGTACCGGTGAAGATCCAGGGTGCTTTGGTGCTTCGCCACGAGCGGACCGTAGACGTTGCGGAAATAGTCGCGGAACTCCTCCCGGGACATCCCGGGGGTCCTCTTCAGGACATAGTTCACGCGGATCACTTCACACCTCCCCCCGGCCGCCGCGCCGGTTCCGGACCCTGCCTGCTATTTTACGGCAACCCGGCACGCGGCTTCCTCCGGGGACTTCTCGGCCGACAGCTCGTCCAGACAGGAGAAGATGTCCCTGGGCTTCACCACGTCGATCAGGATCGGCAGGACAAGAATCGAGGTCACCATGTTCATGACGAACATGAACGCCAGCAGGATCCCCATGGTCGCCTGGAACCGGAGGTCGGAGAACACCCAGAGGATCACCCCCACCGTGAACGTGGTCCCGGTCACGATGACCGCGCTGCCGCAGGAA contains the following coding sequences:
- a CDS encoding EthD domain-containing protein; translated protein: MIRVNYVLKRTPGMSREEFRDYFRNVYGPLVAKHQSTLDLHRYVQSYTFLDDPVGEALRVARPEMHEPFDGTAACWWGTRDRMASALASPAGVAAIDELVECERKFVDHSGSSIFLAREVPQINPMPEDGILARSGSPVVKLIYVLHALPALGRDKCHEWWQSRHGAITRRYGAAMGFLRYIQSHSFDDPMNDALRTRRGTLAPYDGLTEVWFDRLHLADVMRNPECEGAEGFDMLLADEYKFVDLSRSSTWFSKEHVLVER